ATATTCGCGTTCGCAACGAAGGTCGAAAATGAGCGCCTTCTACTATCAAGAGGCGGGAATCGTGAAGGGGCCGATAACGGCCAAGGAACTCAGGCGTAGGCTGGCCTGTGGCAGTTTGGCAAGCGGCACGCTTATCCGACCATACCGAAGTAATGGTTGGTGCCCAGCGAGCGACATCAGCGGGCTGACGCCAACACCTGTAAGGGTCAATGCCGTTCAGACCGTTCCAGATATCGCTGGTCGATCCGATGTCAGTCAGGCGCGCCAACGGCAGCCAGCAGAGCGCGTTCAAATTCGCGCGGCACGGAGGCGGGAGTCGAAGCGGTCCGCGATAGCGAACGTCTTGCAATGGCTCTGTAACCCTGTCAACGCGTGCTTTGCAGCGATGATGGTGCTTGGCCCTGTCGTTCTTTTCGTCGGTTGGATGAATTATGAACCGCCGAAGGCCGACTCGCCGCGCGTTGTCGCTCCAGTAGCGGCGCCGGCAACGGCACCAAATCCTGTCCCTCCCGCCCCTGTTCAACCGCCGAGTAACTACGCTGCCGAGCAATCAGTTGACCGCAACGGGACTCTCGACCGCGTAGCAGCAATGGTCAACATCGAGGAAGCCGTAAGAAAGCGGCTTGTGGCTCTGGCGTGCCGACCACCCGCTAGGTTTCCGCGGCTCGACGTGGAATTCACGTCGATGGGCGACGGCACCTATTATATTTCAGCGTCCCCCGTCGATTGCCAGAATCGTTTCGGGGCCACGGTACAGATGGGATACGGGGCGACCGTTGACGCGGCTGGCAACGTCCAAGCCCTCGTAATGCAAGACGCTTTGGGGAACTATGAAATTAGCGACGGCAAAAACGTCATCCGCGATAGGTTACCATACCCAGAAGATTTTGCAGAAGATTTCGGAAAACAGTGATAGCGATAGTCACTTGTTGCGGCCTTGCGTCAATACTTGCCCCAAAAGGGCGTCCCAGACGTTGAAGTTTAGGCTCAAACAGTGGAGGCTGTAAAAATGGCAGACTGGTTTTATCAGGTTATGGGAACGGAGATAGGCCCAGTGTCGTCGTCCGAACTAAAAGAGAAGGCGGCAGACGGCACCATTACCCGTGAGACGTTTATTCGCGGGGGGTGCGACGGCGATTGGATCAGTGCCGAAAAGACGAGTTTGTCCTTTGGCGGTCGAGCGGAGCCGGTTATCGACACGAGCAAGTCGAAGATGCCTCGCGTAAATGCCGCTCAAACGCAAGATTCGCCAGAAAAGGCTGGCAAGCCCAAGGGCAAAATGCTCGCGATGGCCGGACTAGGAATTGCGGCTTGCGTTCTCGTTGCACTTGCGGCGATGTTCGTGCGGAGTGCGCCGGAAAAGCCTACTAAACCGTCTAAACCCCCACAACCGGACCCGAAAGCACTTTTCGAGCAGTTCCTTGGTGACCGAGCACCAAACGTTGAAGGCCAGCGATTCACGCACTCCCGCCGTGAAACGCAGGTTAATGGGCGGCGACACCAGGAAATTAAAGAGCTAGTCGTCGGCAAATTTCGCTACGACGTTCGTAAGACCGATTCGCTGGTGTCACCGTTTGTTGGGGAAGTCCAAACATTCGTAGAAGAAATCCACAGCAGTTACGACGAGGGGAGACCGATAGCTAACGCTACCTGGGTCGGCTTCAACGGCAACATGACGCTGACTTACGGTTTTCAGGATGGAAGGTGGACGCTCACTAACGCATCGTGCAAGGGGAAGGTCGGCGACCTGGATGAGGGCGTCTCGTTCAAGG
This genomic stretch from Pirellulales bacterium harbors:
- a CDS encoding GYF domain-containing protein is translated as MSAFYYQEAGIVKGPITAKELRRRLACGSLASGTLIRPYRSNGWCPASDISGLTPTPVRVNAVQTVPDIAGRSDVSQARQRQPAERVQIRAARRRESKRSAIANVLQWLCNPVNACFAAMMVLGPVVLFVGWMNYEPPKADSPRVVAPVAAPATAPNPVPPAPVQPPSNYAAEQSVDRNGTLDRVAAMVNIEEAVRKRLVALACRPPARFPRLDVEFTSMGDGTYYISASPVDCQNRFGATVQMGYGATVDAAGNVQALVMQDALGNYEISDGKNVIRDRLPYPEDFAEDFGKQ
- a CDS encoding DUF4339 domain-containing protein, giving the protein MADWFYQVMGTEIGPVSSSELKEKAADGTITRETFIRGGCDGDWISAEKTSLSFGGRAEPVIDTSKSKMPRVNAAQTQDSPEKAGKPKGKMLAMAGLGIAACVLVALAAMFVRSAPEKPTKPSKPPQPDPKALFEQFLGDRAPNVEGQRFTHSRRETQVNGRRHQEIKELVVGKFRYDVRKTDSLVSPFVGEVQTFVEEIHSSYDEGRPIANATWVGFNGNMTLTYGFQDGRWTLTNASCKGKVGDLDEGVSFKAKDWAKMIGMDL